CAGCGGTATAATTATTTGTAATTTTCCCTAACCTGAATACTTTTGTAGCATTTTAATAATACagatacaaatacataaataactaACAAGAacaacatgtatatatacgtatgtatataaaaGTGTAAATACAATTAGAATAACAATTAGGGCGTAATGAAAATGTCAATACGAAATTGTACTACCCTACATACTGTGTGTACGATTGACCTACATCAAAACTATAAACCATCAATTAaatttaatgataataaataagaaaaaaaaagaaaaaagttttaagTTAATTTGTTTTATTCCAGTTTCTAGTTGGCGGACATTGTATCTGCATGTGCATAAAAACGTCTTCCAAACTAACGTCTCACAAATTCGGATCGGCTCTCATCATTCTAAAAGAACGTTCAAAACCATTGGTTTGTTCTTGAACATCACCTATCAGTATTGATAATTTTAGTTCATCTTGAAAATGCTTCACTTATGGTAAAATTATGTATAATATGTTTTGTTATTGATACCACAAAGCTAAGATATGGATGTACAGATAGTTTAGCGcgcgggtgtccaaactttttgacttgggggccgcattgggctaaaaaatgttggtgtatgtatgtgtgtgtgtgtatatatataaatatatatatacacacacacacacatatatatatatatatatagtatatatatatgtgtgtacatatattaatatgatggatatataattaatacaatgaatatataattggatattaagagtatgtgaaagtttgactcctaccttgtttacttccgtgacaacctcaaagttttgtaatcatcagaaatatcaagcagctaaaatgcaccaaacgtgGATATAATTAGGTGTAAATTAGAATTTTTTAaatggtgtttggatgtttttcataatatccacaatgttcaatGAGcacgttatgtgtgaccatgtgtgttgaccttttaagttagttgctttttttttttgcaccatgactagggaaggttgtttggattgtgtcgtaTAAGTACATTCTGTGCTATTACTTCCaagtactttcaagggtcattgatgtgatttactcacattgtccacaaaatGGCAGCAATGATGTAGCGTTCAGGGACTGCCTGATATTTAAAGATTAATTTGGAGGCACTCTGTGGTGTGATGTTTTGTTCAACTCATGATATCTCACGGGCCAAATTTAAAAGGCTGGCAGGCCACACTTGGCCCGCGGGttgcattttggacacccctggtttagcatATGCTGAAGGACCTGTATTATATGggttttaatgtacaaaatgtatcaaagtagcCCTTGGATCCTTCAATTTTTATTTCTGTGGCCCCCGCTGGAATGGTTTGGACTCACCTGGTTTACTGTATCGTAATAAcaaaaaagtccatccatccattttctaccgactgtccctttcggggtcgcggggggtgctggagcctacaaaAAAAGTCATTTGTTTATAAAATATTTATTGGAATTGAAAATCTAATACAATACATTTTTCTTTTGGCACTTATGAATGAGTTACAAGTGAAATTTTGACCACAATGCCAAAATTGAAATGGAACAGTTGTTGAAGCAAACATCATGAACTGATAACGCCTCGCATGGAGGTCAAAGAAATATTAGTGGTTTTAACCGTAAACAACTGTCAGCAGCACCGATCACACGAACGTCACCATGGTGATAAACGCGGTGGCTGGGCCACGTGACTCTGGAACAAAGTGGTGCGATCCAGCAGCGTAAGCGGGATTTGCCTGATGATGGAAGGCAGGTCTTCGTGCTGGAGTGGATAAATGACCACGGACAGACCCGGGCGCTCCGATGAAAACCTAAGAGACCCAAACACACTGGTGAACACAGGCGTGTTCTCGGGTGACGCCCCGCCGATTCTCACCTGTCGTGGAGGGCTTTCCGCAGGTTGCAACACGCCACCAGAGTGCCGCCCGTGAACATGTGGCACGTGACCACGTGGCCGCAGCGCTCCATGAACGCCTCGGCGGCCGGCGAGTCGAAAGAGCCGTTGCGCGAGATGAGGCAGAAGCGTTGCAGGCGGGAGCAGCAAGAGAGAGCGTCGAAGAAGGACGAGTTGGCAGCAAAATATGGCTGCTCTAACCTGAACACATCCAGAACATTTGATCAGACATAAGCAGAAGAGCCAGAGACCTCCACCAAGGCCACAAATCCACAACACACCACCATGAAAACACTTGATGGAATTGGACATATCAACATATGTTCAATTGCATATGTaatttagctgaaaaagttagcctGCTAATGCtacataaaatatatgtatatatataaatatatatatatatagttagaataattgtatctaagttatcacaaaactttgtgttacattgagttcccggcgagaggacaaaagctgcctttaatcctaccaatcaaaaggcttgtaaaactccactgtgtaggatgggaagcaacatgaaggtgttctgtttccttcatgtattgtaatcaacagaaagatattactacaaaagcgaagaggaagcaggaccagactcccctccaggcaccgcttctttgaactgttttacgaccttttctgggaactgtttacgaccttttcttttgaactgttctgtaaccaaaggcgatggctgtttacgacccacgtcccttagaaacagctgttgccatgtaatcagggaaagtccaaataaaagaggtggcgtacaatctttcgccagagcgtgttgagacactgtgcaagggtacagtgtccagacgtttctcctcaaattgagccaaatttaattctgtctctgtttaattccttgcttcttgtctcgtttaatacactgtgcaagggtacattgtccagacgtttctcctcaaattgaaccaaatttaattctgtctctgtttaattccttgcttcttgtctcgtttaatagatgtcatcagtgtttgaacctgacatacagtatatacacacacacatataatatatacacacttactgtaacaaggtgtctgtctattcacatgcacacacattataAACACAAGTAAGTCcctttacagacacacacatatataacgtgtctgtccattcacagaaAAGACGTGGacatccattcatacacacataatgtACACATAGGCATGTcctttcacatacacacataatgtaAATGATGTACATTCATtcgacacacacagtcacacagacAACCTGTTGTTCATTCACACTAAAATACATATCTGTTTGTCCGTTCATACACACGCAATGTACATATCGGTCTGTCCTTTTCATACACGCATAATCTAAACATGTTTATCcgttcacatacacacatcatttaAACAATGTCTAGCCATTCTCAGAAACATGATCACACACACAACCTGTTTatccactcacatacacacataccgtAAGAAGGCGTTTGTTCAATTACATGCACACCAAATATAAACATAAGTCAGTCACTTCACAGACACACATTATCACACACATAACGTGTCAGTCCATTCACACAAAAAATTTGGTTATCTGTTTGTCCATCAATATACACAAATTGTACATATAtgccggtccttgcacacacacacataatgtaaacatgtTTGTCCAGTCACATACAGTGATGTCTATTCATTcacaaacaatcacacacataACCTGTGTGTCCAttcacacaaaaaaataacatttgtttGTCCATTCATacataaagataatgtacatacctgtctgtcctttcacatacacacatcatttaAACAATTAGACACACATAATCACACACACAACCCGTTTATCCACTCACGTACACACATACTTTAAGAAGGTGTCTGTTCATTCAAATTCACACCAAATATAAACACAAGTCAGTCACTTCACAGACACACATAATCACACACAAAACGTGTCAGTCCATTCACACAAAAATGTGGTTATCTGTTTGTCCAgtcatatacacacattatgtaCATATAATCTGCCTATCCCTTCACATACACAAATAGTGTTAGTATTGTCCATTCACAATTAGtaggtgaagttgtattttttgcCTCCTTCTTGTGAGAATCCTGGatatgactgaagcattaaggaggaTCCAGGACTGGCTGCAGTGTgcccaaacaaccaccaggtggcatctgtgagcagataatactgcttCATCTCGTCTTCTATAAGTGCTTTAAGTGTACAGTATCTAAAAGAACAACAACTATATCTTCCCAGCTGTGGTCAGTCACGAAAAAAAAGAGGCTTACGTTACCTGAGTTCTCGTAGCTGCGAGCACTGTCTCAGTGCGTCCAGCAGGGCGGCGGTGTAGTTCATTATTTTAAGCGAGCCGATGTTGGCGAGCGACAACACCTGCAGGTTTCTGCACTGCGAGGCGAGCCGCACCAGGCCCGTGCCCGCCATGACGCCAGGGAGCCCGGCCAGAGTCAGCCGGCGCAATCGGGGTAAGCCTCCCAGCGCCGCCAGGTGGTGGTCGCCGACTCCCCGGGCCCACGCGCACATGCCACGGGGCTCCACGCTGGCCCGGCTGCACGGCTCCAGACGAGGTAGCGCCGAGACGAAGCCGGGCCCGATGAGCTCTAAGGTCTCCAAGGAGAGGCAGCCGGCCGAGAGCTGGGCGAGTCCCGAGGTGCCGTCGCCCAGGAGGAGCGGCTCGGAGTCCACTTTGTAGTTCTGGACGCCCACGCGCGGAAGCTTCTTCAAGCCCCGCAGCAGCAGAGACGGAGACGCGTTCGGTGCGGCGCCATGGTGCGCCTTGAGGCCGTCCGACAAGGCGCAGGCGGGCAGAGTGAGCGAGCGCAGGCACTTGAGCTGAGCCAAGCTGGCGCACAGGTGCGTCTGAGGCGCCGCTGCGGGCGCGTGCTCGTGGTGGTAGTGCGTGTGCATCAGGTTCAGGTGTTGCAGGTTGCAGCAGCTCGACGCCAGCCGGCCCATGGTGCCGGGGAGCAGCTGGTCCTCGGCGCCGCGGCACTCCGAGTACGGGACGTTGTTGATCCCGCTGAGGTTGAGGCTGAGCAGCCGCGAGGCGTCTCGGACGCCGCCCTCCAGCAGGGACTGGAACACCTGCGGCCACAGGGCCAGGCAGCGGCTGAAGCTAAGGTGCTTGGGACTGTTGCCCTCCAGGGCCCGCTTCAGGGAGAGCGGGTCCAGCCAGGAGCGGGGGAGCTGCAGGGCCTCCAGGTCGCCGTGACGACCCAGACTCTGGGCCAGAGAGGCGGCGGCGGACCAGTGGGCCGGGTTGGGCCCGGGgatggacaccaggaagaccCGGAGACGCTCCGGAACGTGCACGCTGAAGACAGCCAAGTAGAGCAGGAGCAGCGTCTGGTTCACCTGAGGACATGTGCAAATGGTATTACCTCCGCCAGGAGGTTCTGTATTCGCTGTATCATTTTGTGTGTATGCTTGcagccccgcctccacccacagagagaaAGATAGTGGATGACTAACAAGAGGGTTCCCTCAGTTTATAGATAGTCAAAAATAATGGgaagattttgatgaaactttcaggaaatgtccgaaatggGATGAGCAACAAATGATTACACTTCAGGGGTCATTTCTATTAAGTTACCTTACGTTTACGTTACAAGTATGCTtgaggccccgcctccacccGCAGAGACAAAAGCCAAAAAGTCAAGCGCGGATTgtgattaaactttcaggaaatttcTGAAATGGGGTTAGTAACAAGTAATTCAATTTTGGGGGTGATCCCAATCATTTCTATTACGTTACCTTGCGTTTACGTTACAAGTATGCTtgaggccccgcctccacccGCAAAGACAAAAGCCAAAATGTTAAACGCGGATTgtgattaaactttcaggaaaggTCTGAAATGGGATAagtaacaagtgattacattctgGGGGTTATTCCGATCATTTCTATTAGGTTACCTTGCGTTTACGTTACAAGTAAGCTAcaggccccgcctccacccacagagagaaAAGCCAAAAAGTTAGGCGCGGATTGtgttgaaactttcaggaaatgtgcaAAATGGGATAagtaacaagtgattacattttgggggtgatccgaATAATTTCTATGACGTTGCAAGTATGCTCGAGGGACTGCCTCCACCCACAGAAATAAAGAAAATAGATGACTAACAAGAGGGTTCCCTCAGTTTATAGATAGTCAAAAATAATGAgaagattttgatgaaactttcaggaaatgtccgaaatggGATGAGCAACAAATGATTACACTTCAGGGGTCATTTCTATTACGTTACCTTACGTTTACGTTACAAGTATGCTTGAGACAAAAGCCAAAAAGTTAAGCGCGGAATgtgattaaactttcaggaaatgtccgaaatggggttagtaacaagtgattaaattttgGGGGTGATCTCAATCATTTCTATTACGTTACCTTGCGTTTACGTTACAAGTATGCTAgaggccccgcctccacccacagagagaaAAGCCAAAAAGTTAAGCGCGGATTgtgattaaactttcaggaaaggTCTGAAATGGGATAAGTAACAGGTGATTACATTCTGGGGGTTATTCCAATCATTTCTATTACGTTACCTTACGTTTACGTTACAAGTATGTTACAGGCCCCGCCTCCAACCGCAGAGACAAAAGTCCAAAAGTTACACGTGGATtgtgatgaaactttcaggaaatgccaAAAATGGGATAAGTAACaagagattacattttgggggtgaTACGGATCATTCCTATTATGTTGAATGTACGCTAGAGTCCCCGCCTCCACCCGCAGAGACAAATCATTGGCTGACTGACAAAAGGGTTCACTCTGTAAACCCTCTTGCAGCCTGTTTGGAAGCAACAGATAATTATGTCATATATCCTTCCGTTAATTACCTCTGCCAGGAGGTTATGCACTTGCTGCGCttcacctgttttttttttgttagttagcAACGTAGCTCAAAAATTTACGGGTGggttttgatgaaactttcaggtaAAGGTCCGAAATTGGATAAAAAAGTGATTGCATTTTGAGGGTGATCCGAATCATTTCTATTACGTTACAAGTATGCTAGAtggcccgcctccacccacagagacaaaagagtggctgactgacaagagggttcactctctcTTATTTAATTCCGCAAAAGAGTAAACCCTCTTGCAGAAAAACAACACGACGCAGGACTTGGCTATTTCATTCTTCCTTCCATAAAATTACCTCCGCCAGGAGGTTATGTTTTCACTGGGATTTGTCggttagttagttagcaacatagctcaaaacGTTAGGGGCGGAGTTTGATGAAACTTGCGGGAAATGTCCGAAATGGGATAAGTAACAAATGATTACAC
The Entelurus aequoreus isolate RoL-2023_Sb linkage group LG18, RoL_Eaeq_v1.1, whole genome shotgun sequence DNA segment above includes these coding regions:
- the LOC133633812 gene encoding F-box/LRR-repeat protein 18-like, which codes for MMASVGMSDLSDEILLCILRHVPVCDLLTNVAPTCQRLQTLCRDKTLLAHVSLSEEYTMDDQAVRRTLRQLSNHVQSLSLNGVYWLSGSVMDSVARCKAVTHLDVSGCRLTSLRLSRLLSSLALLRSLAFDVQPGFDASKLSSEAVDRLSCLSELRQTLLTPSYGVVPCCAQLRKLMLQFDISGITREGFGVSCHLMVGQSSVPHYKQLEEFTARLAPGEVNQTLLLLYLAVFSVHVPERLRVFLVSIPGPNPAHWSAAASLAQSLGRHGDLEALQLPRSWLDPLSLKRALEGNSPKHLSFSRCLALWPQVFQSLLEGGVRDASRLLSLNLSGINNVPYSECRGAEDQLLPGTMGRLASSCCNLQHLNLMHTHYHHEHAPAAAPQTHLCASLAQLKCLRSLTLPACALSDGLKAHHGAAPNASPSLLLRGLKKLPRVGVQNYKVDSEPLLLGDGTSGLAQLSAGCLSLETLELIGPGFVSALPRLEPCSRASVEPRGMCAWARGVGDHHLAALGGLPRLRRLTLAGLPGVMAGTGLVRLASQCRNLQVLSLANIGSLKIMNYTAALLDALRQCSQLRELRLEQPYFAANSSFFDALSCCSRLQRFCLISRNGSFDSPAAEAFMERCGHVVTCHMFTGGTLVACCNLRKALHDRFSSERPGLSVVIYPLQHEDLPSIIRQIPLTLLDRTTLFQSHVAQPPRLSPW